The Chroococcidiopsis sp. TS-821 genome includes a region encoding these proteins:
- a CDS encoding dienelactone hydrolase family protein: MEKILNSQNLVSVTADSVQLQGNLALPANAQGIVLFAHGSGSSRFSPRNRYVAEVLQQAGFATLLLDLLTPEEETIDLRTRHLRFDIALLAKRLVGATDWLAQSTTKLPIGYFGASTGSAAALLAATKRPNVVKAIVSRSGRPDLAGSVLSCVQAPTLLIVGGDDFPVIGMNQDAFAQLHTEKQLKIVPGASHLFEEPGTLEEVARLASQWFQRYLTFSDNSSDYVG; the protein is encoded by the coding sequence ATGGAAAAGATATTGAACAGTCAAAACTTAGTCTCAGTCACTGCCGACTCAGTACAACTACAAGGCAATCTCGCACTTCCGGCAAATGCTCAAGGAATTGTACTATTTGCTCACGGTAGTGGTAGTAGCCGCTTTAGTCCGCGAAATCGTTATGTTGCTGAGGTGTTGCAACAAGCAGGATTCGCAACTTTATTACTTGACTTGCTAACCCCAGAAGAAGAGACAATTGATCTGCGAACGAGGCATCTACGCTTCGACATTGCACTTTTAGCAAAACGGTTGGTAGGTGCAACAGACTGGTTAGCGCAATCTACTACGAAATTACCAATTGGTTACTTTGGTGCGAGTACAGGTAGTGCTGCTGCTTTATTAGCTGCAACCAAACGTCCAAATGTTGTTAAGGCGATCGTTTCTCGTAGCGGACGACCTGATTTAGCTGGTTCAGTGCTGTCTTGTGTCCAAGCGCCAACACTCTTAATTGTTGGCGGAGATGACTTTCCAGTGATTGGCATGAATCAGGATGCATTTGCCCAACTTCATACGGAAAAACAATTAAAGATTGTTCCTGGTGCAAGCCACCTATTTGAAGAACCAGGAACACTCGAAGAAGTAGCACGGTTGGCGAGTCAGTGGTTTCAGCGCTATCTCACTTTTTCTGACAACAGTTCAGATTATGTTGGTTAA
- a CDS encoding phosphoribosyltransferase: MTITTRFRNRTVAGQLLALRLKNYSDRSDVLVLGLPRGGVPVAYEVAKALNAPLDICLVRKLGVPGHKELAMGAIGSNGVRVLNYDVVSWLGISSKTIDEVAARELRELQRRDRAYRGDRPLPSATNKIIILVDDGLATGATMRAAVAVTKQQQPQSIIVAIPVASRAACDELKAEVDKVVSVATPEPFYSIGLWYEDFSQTTDEEVRHLLEQSTRDYTAPLR, translated from the coding sequence ATGACAATAACGACACGATTCCGAAATCGCACTGTCGCAGGACAACTACTTGCACTTCGACTCAAAAACTACAGCGATCGCTCTGATGTTTTAGTGTTGGGGCTTCCTCGTGGTGGAGTGCCTGTTGCTTATGAAGTAGCAAAAGCCTTGAATGCGCCTTTAGATATTTGCTTAGTTCGCAAGCTGGGTGTACCAGGTCACAAAGAACTAGCAATGGGTGCAATTGGTTCAAATGGCGTACGGGTGTTGAACTACGATGTGGTAAGTTGGTTGGGCATCTCTAGCAAAACGATTGACGAAGTTGCCGCTAGAGAACTGCGAGAATTACAGCGCCGCGATCGCGCTTATCGAGGCGATCGCCCCTTACCATCTGCCACAAATAAAATTATCATTCTCGTGGATGATGGATTAGCAACTGGGGCAACCATGCGCGCTGCTGTTGCCGTCACCAAGCAACAACAACCCCAGTCAATTATTGTTGCAATTCCTGTTGCATCGCGAGCAGCCTGCGATGAATTGAAAGCTGAGGTAGACAAGGTAGTCAGCGTAGCCACTCCAGAACCGTTTTATTCCATAGGGCTTTGGTATGAAGATTTCTCGCAAACAACTGATGAAGAAGTACGTCACTTACTAGAACAGTCAACTCGTGACTACACAGCACCATTGCGATAA